Proteins from one Rhodoflexus caldus genomic window:
- a CDS encoding TonB-dependent receptor translates to MKKLFTLLFTWGILLASHAVMAQRGTVQGTVKDETGEIAPGINVIVIGTSTGTVVKADGTYMLSVPAGNLQLQFSGIGYKTVVQNVSVKDGETVTLDVTINTGTSVLNDVVVSATRQPVRKIEATTAVSVLNADELLKQVAPTIGDALRFTPGIFVASQRGRVRANIIMRGFPENLGTEDKYTTMLIDGLPAYAGSGNPYDVYFQQDLNVERIEVVRGAAATLFGRSAAAGVYNIVSKTGGEKTHGTIEQILAPSPSAKGGMMTQTGINVNGAITQKLRYNVGGFYLNDPGFRTQAGPDKGYQFRGNFDYLFDKGSIRLYGTLRSMDLFNNVAVPTRVSDLKMDSRFTNRFTDWGDVWNGVNFTRPTGITAATVPLFQGSTETISGNPNNIEQVNVGKANERGNYGDVRSIGLRFNYNFGSGFSMQNNLRYQRADLGTKFITATAYVTSTANPNQLWANVFNSTGERTMFDIIDELILKKEATIGNSKHVLTAGGYLGYYEQRALASGVFLASDLSDGTVRLRTPFPGAIPGILTTNLLRGSDTYSQVTNTSVFVGDEASFAGDKLKVNLGLRFDNSNINILHFLPKSANGQVTGPLFVSGFTDRREVSIGAFSATLGMNYLVGKNSAIYGNFVRAFRAPDEQIFVNMLRGVPGQQPPPEQLGPGLVNYRPIDPTNRPFVTQIDKPETIYNAEIGFRTSALNEDLSFDVAGYYTQINDRIISGFRDVAPGFPPQSTSISEGSVAIRGFEGTVTYTPSWAKGLLLRTSLTLQSSEFLSIPNGLRLTSVFTIPEAELKGKKIKNVPGTIWNFNAQYERKFSKSFAAGLGIDGNYMANRYGDELNRFKLADVMLLNGNVFAKAILKNGNDIRFSVRVSNLTDTQEILWLLDVTNPIVATSAPTNATMIPGIPFLPRRTFFTVAYSF, encoded by the coding sequence ATGAAAAAACTTTTCACTCTTCTTTTCACGTGGGGCATACTGCTTGCCTCCCATGCCGTTATGGCACAACGAGGTACCGTACAGGGTACTGTCAAAGATGAAACCGGCGAAATAGCACCGGGCATAAACGTAATTGTTATAGGCACAAGTACGGGAACTGTCGTAAAAGCAGACGGTACTTACATGCTTTCCGTTCCGGCAGGTAATCTGCAATTGCAGTTTTCGGGTATCGGCTACAAAACGGTAGTCCAAAACGTCAGTGTAAAAGACGGCGAAACCGTAACCTTAGATGTTACCATCAATACAGGCACCAGCGTATTGAACGACGTAGTGGTTTCTGCCACCCGCCAGCCTGTTCGCAAAATTGAGGCAACAACGGCAGTAAGTGTATTGAACGCCGATGAACTGCTGAAACAAGTAGCTCCTACCATTGGTGATGCCTTGCGCTTCACGCCGGGTATATTTGTAGCTTCGCAACGCGGACGTGTGCGCGCCAACATCATTATGCGCGGCTTCCCTGAAAACCTCGGCACAGAAGACAAATACACCACCATGCTGATTGACGGTTTACCTGCCTATGCGGGCAGCGGTAACCCTTACGATGTGTATTTCCAGCAGGATTTAAACGTAGAACGCATTGAGGTGGTGCGCGGTGCAGCAGCCACGCTCTTTGGCCGTTCGGCTGCCGCCGGTGTTTACAACATCGTCAGCAAAACAGGCGGCGAAAAAACGCATGGTACCATTGAGCAGATTTTAGCACCCTCTCCTTCCGCTAAGGGTGGCATGATGACCCAAACAGGCATCAACGTAAACGGTGCCATTACGCAAAAACTGCGTTATAACGTAGGCGGCTTCTATCTGAACGACCCCGGCTTCCGTACACAAGCCGGCCCTGACAAAGGCTATCAGTTTCGCGGCAATTTTGATTATTTGTTTGACAAAGGCAGCATCCGCTTGTACGGCACCCTGCGCAGCATGGATTTATTCAACAACGTTGCCGTACCTACCCGTGTGAGCGACCTGAAAATGGACAGCCGCTTTACCAATCGGTTTACCGACTGGGGCGATGTTTGGAATGGTGTAAACTTCACCCGTCCGACGGGCATTACAGCAGCTACCGTGCCTCTTTTCCAAGGCAGCACCGAAACCATCAGCGGCAACCCGAACAACATAGAACAAGTTAATGTCGGCAAAGCCAACGAACGCGGTAACTACGGCGACGTGCGCTCCATCGGTCTGCGTTTTAACTACAACTTCGGCAGCGGATTCTCCATGCAGAACAACCTCCGCTACCAACGCGCCGATTTGGGTACGAAATTCATTACTGCTACGGCTTATGTTACCTCAACTGCTAACCCCAATCAGTTATGGGCTAACGTATTCAACTCTACCGGTGAGCGCACCATGTTTGATATCATTGATGAGTTGATTTTGAAGAAAGAAGCTACCATCGGCAACAGCAAGCACGTATTGACCGCCGGCGGCTATTTGGGTTACTATGAGCAACGGGCACTGGCAAGCGGTGTGTTTCTGGCCTCTGACCTGAGCGATGGTACGGTAAGATTGCGCACGCCGTTCCCGGGCGCAATACCCGGCATTTTGACTACTAACCTGCTGCGCGGCTCCGATACTTATTCGCAAGTAACCAACACTTCGGTATTCGTGGGTGATGAAGCCTCTTTTGCAGGCGATAAATTAAAAGTCAATCTTGGCTTGCGCTTTGACAACAGCAATATTAACATCCTACACTTCCTGCCCAAGTCTGCTAACGGACAAGTTACAGGGCCTTTGTTTGTATCGGGCTTTACCGACCGTCGCGAGGTGAGCATCGGTGCATTTAGCGCAACGCTGGGTATGAACTACTTAGTGGGCAAAAACTCCGCTATTTACGGCAACTTTGTGCGCGCGTTCCGTGCTCCCGACGAGCAAATATTCGTGAATATGCTCCGCGGTGTACCCGGACAACAACCACCACCTGAGCAGTTAGGCCCGGGCTTGGTAAACTATCGCCCGATTGACCCGACCAACCGTCCTTTTGTAACACAAATAGACAAACCGGAAACCATTTACAATGCAGAAATCGGCTTCCGTACTTCGGCACTGAACGAAGATTTAAGTTTTGACGTAGCCGGTTATTACACACAAATCAACGACCGTATCATTTCCGGCTTCCGCGATGTCGCACCGGGCTTCCCGCCGCAATCAACGTCTATCAGCGAAGGTTCCGTAGCCATCCGCGGCTTTGAAGGAACGGTAACTTATACGCCTTCTTGGGCAAAAGGGCTATTACTGCGCACTTCGCTAACCCTCCAAAGCAGCGAGTTCCTGTCCATCCCGAACGGCTTGCGCCTGACTTCCGTATTCACTATTCCGGAAGCCGAACTGAAAGGCAAAAAAATCAAAAACGTGCCCGGCACCATCTGGAACTTCAACGCACAGTATGAGCGCAAATTCAGCAAATCATTTGCCGCAGGTTTGGGCATAGACGGCAACTATATGGCCAACCGCTACGGCGACGAATTGAACCGATTCAAACTGGCAGATGTGATGCTGCTGAACGGCAACGTATTTGCCAAAGCCATTCTGAAAAACGGCAATGATATCCGCTTCTCGGTTCGCGTGAGCAACCTAACCGATACACAGGAAATTTTGTGGCTGCTGGACGTAACCAACCCGATTGTAGCGACAAGTGCACCAACCAATGCAACCATGATTCCGGGTATTCCGTTCCTGCCGCGCCGCACCTTTTTTACAGTGGCTTACAGTTTCTAA
- a CDS encoding SDR family NAD(P)-dependent oxidoreductase, producing the protein MHYNRLAPPENSRLVVVGGCGGIGRAVVRLALANGLQVAVVDLPQSVEMFPPPEGVITITADATQESAVRQAFTQIGEQWGAIDGLVNLAGFLTTFETVENISADQWEYISDGSLLTTLFPCKYAIPLLRKSEGTAAIVNMTTGIAYVGRARYGPYAAAKAAVISLTKTLAVENAPKIRVNAVAPGAVDTPFLSGGTAHGGTEGGSARRVNMGEYLKLVPMGYLAQPEEVAEPILFLLSNAARYITGQVLHINGGALMI; encoded by the coding sequence ATGCATTACAATCGTCTTGCACCGCCCGAAAATAGTCGGCTGGTAGTTGTCGGGGGCTGTGGCGGCATCGGGCGCGCAGTTGTCCGATTGGCTCTTGCCAACGGCCTCCAAGTAGCCGTTGTAGACTTGCCCCAATCTGTGGAAATGTTTCCGCCGCCTGAGGGTGTCATAACAATTACCGCAGATGCTACACAAGAATCGGCCGTCCGTCAGGCTTTTACCCAAATTGGCGAGCAATGGGGCGCAATAGACGGGCTGGTTAATTTGGCAGGCTTCCTCACCACTTTTGAAACAGTAGAAAACATCAGTGCTGACCAATGGGAGTATATCTCCGACGGCAGCCTGCTGACAACGCTGTTCCCTTGCAAATATGCCATTCCGCTGCTTCGCAAAAGCGAAGGCACAGCCGCCATTGTAAACATGACCACCGGCATTGCCTATGTAGGACGCGCCCGCTATGGCCCTTATGCGGCAGCCAAGGCAGCGGTTATTTCACTAACCAAAACACTGGCCGTAGAAAACGCCCCAAAAATTCGCGTCAATGCCGTTGCGCCCGGTGCCGTAGATACCCCCTTTCTTTCGGGTGGAACAGCCCACGGAGGCACAGAAGGAGGCAGTGCCCGCCGCGTTAATATGGGCGAATACCTGAAACTTGTACCGATGGGGTATCTGGCACAACCCGAAGAAGTAGCCGAGCCGATTCTTTTCCTCCTCAGCAATGCCGCCCGATATATCACCGGACAGGTTTTGCACATCAACGGCGGCGCTTTGATGATTTAA